ATGTCCGAGCCCAAGTGGGTGCTCTCGATGGGCGTGTGCGCGTCGTCGGGCGGCATGTTCAACAACTACGCGATCGTGCAGGGCGTGGACCACATCGTGCCCGTGGACATCTACCTGCCGGGCTGTCCGCCGCGGCCCGAGATGCTCATCAACGCGATCCTCACGCTGCACGACCAGATCCAGAACGAGCCGCTCGGCGTCAACCGCAAGGAGGCCGCCGCGGCGGCCGAGGCCGCGGCTCTCGCGGCGACGCCCACCTCGCACATGACGGGGCTGCTGCGATGACCGACGAGAAGAAGGACGCCGCGCAGGCGGTCAAGCCCGGCGAGGGCACCACCGCAGCGCAGCCCACCACCCAGGCCGCCGCGGAGGCGGGCTCGCAGAACGTCCCCGCGACGCAGGCCGACGCCCCGCGCACCCCGCTCGACCTGGTGGACGTGCGCACGGGTCTGTTCGGCGTGCACGGCTCGGGGGACACGAGCGGGTTCGGCGGGCTGGTCACCACGGTCCTCCTGCCCGGTCCGAGCGAGCGGCCCTACGGCGGCTGGTTCGACGAGGTCGTGGACGTGCTGGCCGAGCTGCTCGA
The Cellulomonas gilvus ATCC 13127 DNA segment above includes these coding regions:
- a CDS encoding NuoB/complex I 20 kDa subunit family protein, encoding MGIEEAPSGFLLTTIEDLVGYFRKGSLWPVTFGLACCAIEMMSAGAPRYDLSRFGMEVFRASPRQADLMIVAGRVSQKMAPVVRQVYDQMSEPKWVLSMGVCASSGGMFNNYAIVQGVDHIVPVDIYLPGCPPRPEMLINAILTLHDQIQNEPLGVNRKEAAAAAEAAALAATPTSHMTGLLR